The genomic stretch AGTCATTTCACCAATATTATTCCCATCAAAGTATTGATTATAATGGAGAATTGTTATATTATCACTTAAATTACTTCCAGAAATCACTATTTCAGTGCTATTAAGATTGTCAAGTGATAATTCAGAATTAACTAAGGCAAGAGCTTCTTCTATATTAGAATTATTAATTATAATTACATTAAATGATCCATTATTTGCAAAAAAGCGAGTAAAATTATTATAATCTAAATTTACAGAATTATTAAGTTTATACATATTATTTACTTCATTAGAAATATTAGTGCCATTAGTATCATTAACCAAACTTTGATTGTTTATAATGTTATTATTGAGAATAATTGGAATAGTAGAAATGCCTGAAATATTAGAAATATTTGAATTATTTAAATTATTTAAATTGTTTGAATTAGTTGAATTATTTGAATTGTTTGAATTAGTTGAGATATTTAAAATATCTGAAATGTTTGAAATATTTGTAAAATTACTATATTCTGTTTTTACATAAAATTTTAATCCATTAATAGTAATTTCAGAGTATCCCTGATTTGAAGATGTTTTATTAGGAACTGATTTAACAGTAGTATTATTTGAAATACTATTATTAGAAGATTCATTTGTTGGAGATATCTGATTAACAATCGGATCAAATGTACTCGGAGCAACAAAATATAGAGAAGATAATCCTACTATAATTAAAATAAATACTACTAATAATCCAAGAATAATTGACCCAGACCCACTCTTAATATGATAATTATTATCATCTTCATTTTTCTTAGAAATTGTTTCACCTCAATTATCTATTCATAAATAACCAATAGATATAATAAAACGTCAATAAAGCATTATCTTGTAACTGTAAAATACGGACTAAATTAATATGAAATATTATACTATTATAATTAAATTATAATTAATTAATATTTTGTAATAACTAGTATTAATAAACTTGTAAATAATTTAGTAAAACTACTAAATAAATTATAAAAAATGGAAAATAATATTCAAATTATTAAATAAAATCAGAAAAAGGAAAATGAAAAAATAAAAACTAAATGAAAAAAATACTAAAAATAACAATAAAACAAAAAAATAAAATGAAAAAATGAAAAAATAAAATAAAATAAAAAATAAAAATCTATATTATAAAAATGAATAATGAAAAATCATAGATTTAAGAATCTACAATATCACACTTACCAGATGGTAAAACTCTGACTACGTCATCTAAAGTGATTAAATCGTCTTCATTTATTTTATGAAGAATTTTCTTAGCTATTGCTTCTTTTTTAATATAACCTGGTTTTATTATAACATAATTATCAGTATGAGCCTTTATAGCATCAACAGGACCTGCCATTATTCTTTTTCCTTCATAATCAACAATTCCAATAGCTATTTTCAAATTTACTCCACGAATATGATTCCTATTTCCTCGAATAATAAAGGACCCTTTAGCTACAAATTCTCCAGACTGAGGGGTTTTAGAAACTTGATCTGGATTGACCCAATATACATCTTGAGTTCCGTAATTTTTCGGCCAAGCACTTGAAAAAGAAGCTGCAAAAATAGCTGATTCTTTAAGAGTGTTATCAGTTACTTCATTACCTTCGGTCTTAATCACAACTGAAGGTGCCCCATGTATATCAGAGTGAAGATATATGTCATTATTATCTAAATATTTTTTAACCACAGCTTCATTAGTACCAGCATCACGACCACCAATGACTAAAAAATTATCTGAAGATATGAACCATCTTAACTTTTCATACCATTTAAGATCCTTTTTCACTCTTTTTTGCGGAACCATAACATTTTCCAAAGCTATATCTCTTTTGTCTTCCATCTTCTTTAGTTGTTTTTTTGTGTTGTTAATTGCTATTAAAGCACCATCAATTTTTCTCTTAGCTTTTTTAGCTTTTTCATAAAAAACTTCGGCATTTTCAGGAATAGGTAACTTTGAGTCAATAGCTATTTTTATATTATCAATGTCTAAAACAAGATTACCTAACTTGTCCATTGATTCAACAATTTGAGCCCCTGGCATTCCAGATTTTTTAGCTTCTTTAAGGGTTTTAGCTATTTCTTTCCAAGAATAATCTTTAGACCTAGCATTCTCAATAACTTTTAAAAGATTTTCAATCTGAGAATAGTTAGCATAAATAAGATCTCCTTTTTCTTTAGATTTTATTATGGTTTCTTCAAAGCCAGCTAATGTTTCTTCCTGGATTTTAAGTCTTTTTGAATATTTTCCGACTTTTTTATCCCAGATTCCTTTTTGAACCCCTTTTATTTCATTCTTAATTCTTTTTGAAAAGAATTCATCTGCAGCTTCATTATAAGTATCAAAATATTTTTTCTGATATTTTTTTTCATCCATATAAAGTTCTAATTCTAAGGGTAAAACATCTTCTTCAATATCAAAAAGGTTAGAACCATTAGAAATATTAGAGTCATCAGAAGTATTAGAAATATTAGAGTCATCAGAAGTATTAGAAATATTAAAAGCATTAGCAGTATCAGAAGTATTAGATTTATCAGACTCATTAGAAATATTAGAAATATTAGAAGAATCAGACCCATTACTTTTACTATAAACAATATTAGGAGCATAATTATGGTCTTTTAAAGGTGCAAATATTTCCATGATTATTTCATATACCTTAGATATTTCTTCATCAGAAAGATCAGTTGCAAGCTTTTTTTTATCGATTCCAGATCTTAAAATAATTTCTTCAGAATATATTCCTCCAAGACCACTCCTAGCTAAAGTTCTTATTAAATCAGAATCAGAATTTTCAAATAATTCAGTTATATCAGATTTATTTAGATCTAATGGATTTATTCCTCTTTTAGGAGGAAATTTATACTCTTTTTTAGAACTTATATCTCTATCACTCCATTGTTTTCTCTTAAGAGGAATGATAATATTATTTTCATCATCAAGAAGAATTATATTTCCTTTTGAAAATAATTCAATTATAAGAGTGTAGGTTTTTTCTTTTTTCATCTTTATTTCAACAACACGATCAAAGTGATGTTGTTTAATAGAAACAACATTAGCTCCTTTTAAATGTTTTCTAAGAACCATTGGAAATGATGGAGGCATTTTAGGATTATCAAGAGGATATTGAGTAGTATGAATTCTCACACCTGCTTGGAAAATAACATCAATTCTTCCAGTTCCTTTTACATGAAACCTCATGATAACTGTGTCATTAGTCGGTTGAAATGATTTATCTACTCTCGCACCTTCAAGAAGACTATTTAATTCATAACATATAGCATTTATATCCACATTTGACATTGTTTTCATTGATAAAACCTTTAATAACTTTTAAATAGTATTTTAACAAATTTTTTTAAATTCATTAATTTTCAACTTATTAATATTTCATAAAACTTTAAAATATTTTAAAATATATTATAATATCTTAAAATATCTTATAAATCATATTAAATAGAAGTTTTAAATAAATTATATCTATAAAATATCTTAAAATATATTATAATATCTTAAAATATCTTATAACTCATATTAAATAGAAGTTTTAAATAAATTATATCTATAAAATATCTTAAAATATATTATAATATATATTATAAATTTATATTAAATAAAAATTTTAAATAAATTATATCTTAACTATCTTTGTAATATATTAAAAATATATTAGAATATATTTTAATATTTAATATAAATCTACTAAAATAAATTTTAATAAAGTATTTATTATTATAGATCTAAATAATTTTAAGTACTAATAAAATATAATACAAGATTTGTTTCATAATAGACATTGAAACTAAAGATTATCAAAATTAATAGTATAATTTATTAATAGTGTTATCTAATAATATTATAATCTAATAATTATAATCTAATAATAATATTTTTTAATAAATAATATTTAATAAATTTATAAACTTAAAAATTTAATAATTTAATAAAATAGTATTTATTATATACCTATTGTACTTAATATTATATTAAAATTCTAATTAATTTATATTTTTCTATTTATTGGAGGAAATTTGATGGAAATTGATAATAGTGTTAAAATCACTTCAGTACATATTGTAGCTGCTATAATTACTGGTTACATAACTTCTTTAATGAGTTTAGGAATGCTTCCAGGAATTGGTAATAATGAACTTTTAGCTGGAGTATTTGGAGTAATCATACTTTATGCTATAGGTCGTCTATGTGATAGTCTCTTTGGCAAACAAGAAGGATTCACAAAATGGTTATGGGATGGAATACTTCCATTTATATTTGCATGGTTTGTAGTTTGGACTCTTTTAATAAATTATGCACCTGTAATGTATTAAATCTAAAAAATTATTCTTTTTATATTTATTTTTCTTTATTTTTATCTCAATTTTTATTTTTATCTTTATTTTTATTCTTTTTCTTTATTTTTATTATTTATAATTTTTTTATTCTTTAATTCATTATTTCTTTTTCATATATCTTTATTAATCTTATTTTTTAATAATATAAATTAAATTTAATTAAAAATTATTAAAATTTATTAAAATATTT from Methanobrevibacter sp. TMH8 encodes the following:
- a CDS encoding DUF5379 domain-containing protein — protein: MEIDNSVKITSVHIVAAIITGYITSLMSLGMLPGIGNNELLAGVFGVIILYAIGRLCDSLFGKQEGFTKWLWDGILPFIFAWFVVWTLLINYAPVMY
- the rqcH gene encoding ribosome rescue protein RqcH yields the protein MKTMSNVDINAICYELNSLLEGARVDKSFQPTNDTVIMRFHVKGTGRIDVIFQAGVRIHTTQYPLDNPKMPPSFPMVLRKHLKGANVVSIKQHHFDRVVEIKMKKEKTYTLIIELFSKGNIILLDDENNIIIPLKRKQWSDRDISSKKEYKFPPKRGINPLDLNKSDITELFENSDSDLIRTLARSGLGGIYSEEIILRSGIDKKKLATDLSDEEISKVYEIIMEIFAPLKDHNYAPNIVYSKSNGSDSSNISNISNESDKSNTSDTANAFNISNTSDDSNISNTSDDSNISNGSNLFDIEEDVLPLELELYMDEKKYQKKYFDTYNEAADEFFSKRIKNEIKGVQKGIWDKKVGKYSKRLKIQEETLAGFEETIIKSKEKGDLIYANYSQIENLLKVIENARSKDYSWKEIAKTLKEAKKSGMPGAQIVESMDKLGNLVLDIDNIKIAIDSKLPIPENAEVFYEKAKKAKRKIDGALIAINNTKKQLKKMEDKRDIALENVMVPQKRVKKDLKWYEKLRWFISSDNFLVIGGRDAGTNEAVVKKYLDNNDIYLHSDIHGAPSVVIKTEGNEVTDNTLKESAIFAASFSSAWPKNYGTQDVYWVNPDQVSKTPQSGEFVAKGSFIIRGNRNHIRGVNLKIAIGIVDYEGKRIMAGPVDAIKAHTDNYVIIKPGYIKKEAIAKKILHKINEDDLITLDDVVRVLPSGKCDIVDS